A DNA window from Coleofasciculus sp. FACHB-T130 contains the following coding sequences:
- a CDS encoding endonuclease/exonuclease/phosphatase family protein translates to MAPTTLAAGDIAIIGFNFDDPDQFAFVLLKDIASGTAIHFTNKGWQSSNEFRKGEGTLTWTANRNYSVGEIVNPGVGSMKLSSDGDQILAYQGLATAPTFIYAINSNDSAWAENATSNNNSALPPGLTNGLTALSIPEIDNATYNITNGTSGTRGELLAKISNPANWTGNNTQRLTMPSSAFTVTNTGSEITESLSLTVDSATFSEAAGAGAATGTVTRTGDLSKSLTINLLSSDTSEATVATTVTIPANQASATFAIDAVNDPFVEGSQTVTLTASATQYISGTITVTVTDDELEAGNIRIHDIQGASHTSPLVGQLVSKVPGIVTAVKSNGFYLQDPNPDTNDATSEGIFVLTWITPKVSIGDSILVSGIVDEFIPSGSDSSSLSTTQIIVGNAGIATISKGNPLPSSTILGEGGRTIPTQVIDDGLGIFNPAQDGIDFYESLEGMRVQVNNAVAVGPTNDFGEIPVLADNGVNASTRTDRGGIVVQPGDFNPERIIIDDAIINGEPQVNVGDTFAGSITGVIDYSFGNYKLLNTAPLPNVISGNLARETTALTGSADQLTVASFNVENLNPADDNAKFSSLANIVINNLKLPDIISLEEIQDNNGATNDSVVDANQTYQTLIDAIASMGGATYQYRQINPVDDQDGGQPGGNIRVGFLFNPNRVEFVDRPGGTSITNTTVNSGTDGVELSASPGRILDTNLSNGDAFANSRKPLVGEFLFKGNQVFVIGNHFNSKGGDQPLFGSSQPPTLTSEAQRLQQAATVNNFVDSLLAIDPNANVIVLGDFNDFQFSKPLEVLKGNDLTNLIDTLPKNEQYTYIFEGNSQALDHILVSKNLNSTAEIDVVHLNAEFATQDSDHDPLVARFTLPINGNASSNTLIGSNSNNRIDGKAGNDTLIGLQGNDILTGGGDQDIFVIRSGDGIDTITDFGGVGTGNHPSAEIISEVDTLKFEGAGLTANNLLLTQTGSDLAIAFDGVDNTKVILKNFTLQDFNNLQQSTGASVDIGNILFNGQTQIQKSFEIANANEELKQIFNKNTVAFLNDLDNNTQGFDASNDVINGQGGNDTLEGLGGDDLLRGGIGKDTLLGGEGNDYLAGGDGDDWLNGGIGQNTLFGGNGSDRFVLSNNSGANTILDFTDPQDLIVLSDGLKLEYLTITQGTGANANDTLIRIANTGELLATLTGVQANTLTSSDFTTI, encoded by the coding sequence ATGGCTCCGACAACGCTTGCTGCTGGTGACATCGCCATTATCGGTTTCAATTTTGACGATCCCGATCAATTTGCCTTTGTTTTGCTAAAAGATATTGCTTCTGGAACTGCAATTCACTTTACAAATAAAGGTTGGCAAAGCAGCAACGAATTTAGAAAGGGTGAAGGAACCCTGACTTGGACAGCAAATAGAAACTACTCGGTTGGCGAAATTGTCAATCCGGGTGTTGGTTCAATGAAACTTTCAAGCGATGGAGATCAAATCCTTGCCTACCAGGGTTTGGCAACAGCTCCCACTTTTATTTATGCAATTAATAGTAACGATTCGGCATGGGCAGAGAATGCAACTAGTAACAATAACTCTGCATTACCGCCAGGATTAACAAACGGATTAACGGCGCTATCTATCCCAGAAATTGATAACGCAACTTATAACATTACTAACGGCACTTCCGGAACTAGAGGAGAGTTACTTGCAAAAATCAGCAACCCAGCGAATTGGACGGGCAATAATACCCAACGGTTGACGATGCCCAGTAGTGCATTTACAGTGACAAATACTGGCAGCGAAATAACAGAATCCCTTAGTTTGACGGTTGACTCCGCTACCTTCTCAGAAGCTGCGGGTGCAGGTGCTGCCACTGGAACTGTTACCCGAACCGGAGACTTATCAAAGTCACTCACGATTAACTTACTCAGCAGCGACACCAGCGAAGCTACCGTTGCGACAACTGTAACCATTCCAGCAAATCAGGCATCAGCAACCTTCGCAATTGATGCGGTGAACGATCCGTTTGTAGAGGGTTCTCAGACGGTGACATTAACAGCTTCTGCAACCCAATATATTAGCGGCACAATTACCGTAACCGTAACTGACGACGAACTAGAAGCTGGTAATATTCGCATCCATGACATTCAAGGTGCTAGCCATACATCGCCATTGGTGGGTCAGTTGGTTTCCAAAGTCCCTGGTATCGTCACCGCAGTAAAGTCAAATGGATTTTATCTGCAAGATCCTAATCCGGACACGAATGATGCTACCTCCGAGGGGATTTTCGTCCTCACTTGGATAACCCCCAAAGTCAGTATTGGGGACTCTATTCTGGTTAGCGGGATTGTTGATGAATTCATTCCTAGCGGTTCTGATAGCAGCAGTCTCTCCACAACTCAAATTATTGTGGGGAATGCAGGGATTGCAACAATTTCCAAGGGCAATCCTTTACCTAGTAGCACTATTTTGGGTGAGGGCGGACGCACGATTCCAACTCAAGTGATTGATGATGGATTAGGTATATTCAACCCGGCGCAAGACGGCATTGACTTCTACGAAAGCCTAGAAGGAATGCGGGTGCAGGTGAATAATGCGGTAGCGGTAGGGCCTACCAATGATTTTGGTGAAATTCCCGTCCTGGCTGACAATGGTGTGAATGCTAGCACCCGAACGGACAGGGGCGGTATCGTAGTTCAGCCGGGGGATTTTAACCCGGAACGGATTATTATCGACGATGCCATTATTAACGGTGAACCTCAAGTAAATGTGGGCGACACCTTCGCTGGTTCCATCACTGGCGTCATCGACTACAGCTTTGGCAATTATAAGCTTCTCAACACTGCACCTTTACCTAACGTCATTTCGGGAAATTTAGCACGGGAAACAACTGCATTAACAGGAAGTGCTGACCAGTTGACGGTTGCTAGTTTTAACGTCGAGAATCTCAATCCTGCTGATGATAACGCTAAATTTAGCAGCCTTGCGAATATTGTTATCAACAACCTCAAATTACCAGACATTATTAGCTTGGAGGAAATCCAAGACAACAATGGTGCCACAAATGATAGTGTCGTTGATGCTAACCAAACTTACCAAACCCTAATAGATGCGATCGCATCTATGGGTGGTGCAACTTACCAGTACCGTCAAATTAATCCGGTAGACGACCAAGATGGCGGTCAACCGGGGGGGAATATCCGCGTCGGCTTCCTCTTCAACCCGAATCGCGTTGAGTTTGTAGACCGTCCTGGCGGCACCTCCATAACCAACACCACCGTAAATAGCGGCACAGATGGCGTAGAACTTTCCGCTAGTCCGGGTCGCATTCTTGACACTAACCTTTCCAATGGTGACGCTTTTGCCAACAGTCGCAAGCCTTTGGTTGGGGAGTTTCTCTTCAAGGGCAATCAAGTATTTGTCATCGGCAACCACTTCAACTCCAAAGGTGGCGATCAACCTCTTTTCGGAAGTTCTCAACCGCCAACACTCACTTCAGAAGCGCAACGTCTACAACAAGCCGCTACCGTTAATAACTTTGTCGATAGCCTGCTAGCAATTGACCCCAATGCCAATGTCATAGTCCTGGGGGATTTTAATGATTTTCAGTTCTCAAAGCCGTTAGAAGTATTAAAAGGTAACGACCTCACGAACTTGATTGATACTTTGCCGAAGAACGAACAATATACCTACATTTTTGAAGGGAATTCTCAAGCGCTTGACCACATTTTAGTCAGTAAAAATCTCAACTCGACGGCAGAAATTGATGTTGTGCATCTCAATGCCGAGTTTGCTACTCAAGATAGCGACCACGATCCGCTAGTCGCCCGTTTTACCTTACCAATCAATGGCAACGCAAGTTCTAATACCTTGATAGGCAGTAATAGTAATAATCGTATTGATGGGAAAGCGGGGAACGATACCCTGATCGGACTGCAAGGAAATGATATCCTCACCGGCGGTGGAGACCAAGATATTTTTGTAATTCGCAGCGGCGATGGCATCGACACAATTACAGATTTCGGTGGCGTAGGAACGGGAAATCATCCATCCGCAGAGATAATTTCTGAAGTCGATACCCTCAAATTTGAAGGGGCTGGTCTAACTGCCAACAATCTACTTTTAACTCAAACGGGTAGCGATTTAGCGATCGCATTCGATGGCGTTGATAACACGAAGGTTATCTTGAAAAATTTTACCCTCCAAGATTTCAATAACCTCCAACAATCTACAGGTGCGTCGGTAGACATCGGCAATATTCTCTTTAACGGACAAACGCAGATTCAGAAAAGCTTTGAAATTGCTAACGCTAACGAGGAGCTCAAACAGATTTTCAACAAAAATACCGTCGCTTTCCTTAACGATTTGGATAACAACACCCAAGGTTTTGATGCTTCTAACGATGTTATTAACGGTCAAGGTGGCAATGATACGTTAGAAGGATTGGGTGGCGATGACTTGCTGCGTGGCGGGATTGGCAAGGACACTCTATTAGGTGGAGAAGGAAACGATTACCTCGCCGGTGGCGACGGTGATGACTGGCTTAATGGTGGGATTGGTCAAAATACACTCTTCGGCGGTAATGGTAGCGATCGCTTTGTTTTATCCAATAACAGCGGCGCAAACACCATTCTTGACTTCACCGATCCTCAAGACCTAATTGTATTGTCCGATGGTTTGAAGTTGGAGTATCTCACGATTACCCAAGGGACGGGTGCGAATGCAAACGATACTTTAATCAGGATTGCAAACACAGGAGAACTATTAGCGACGCTTACTGGAGTGCAAGCAAACACCCTTACCAGCAGTGATTTCACCACAATCTAG
- a CDS encoding peptidylprolyl isomerase, whose amino-acid sequence MAEIFQVGSQVIQAHEIPSLLSRYQLLPQFLQGIIIDEAIALYSCTDIERQLAVEQFAAQHQLTSPETRKAWAVSQGMTLEQLEDLAVRPLLLEKFKMATWSSKVESYFIARKASLDQVVCSLIRTKDMGIAQEVYFRIQEGEQSFAELAREYSQGTEAHTGGVIGPVSLSALHPAIAKMLSISQPGQLWPPTRLEEWYAIVRLEKFLPAQLDEQMRRRLIDEMFNNWLKERMQQVGLLQFIESSVSDSA is encoded by the coding sequence ATGGCGGAAATTTTTCAAGTTGGCAGCCAGGTAATTCAGGCACATGAGATTCCGTCTTTGTTGAGCCGTTATCAGTTGCTGCCCCAGTTTTTGCAAGGGATTATTATTGACGAAGCGATCGCGCTCTATTCTTGCACAGATATAGAGCGTCAATTGGCTGTAGAGCAGTTTGCCGCGCAACACCAACTCACCTCCCCAGAAACGCGAAAAGCTTGGGCGGTATCCCAAGGCATGACCTTAGAACAACTGGAAGACTTAGCTGTACGACCCTTGCTGCTAGAGAAGTTTAAGATGGCTACTTGGAGTTCAAAGGTCGAGTCTTATTTTATCGCTCGCAAAGCGAGTCTCGACCAGGTAGTGTGTTCCTTAATTCGTACCAAAGATATGGGAATTGCCCAGGAAGTCTACTTTAGAATTCAGGAAGGAGAGCAATCTTTCGCAGAGTTAGCTAGAGAATATTCCCAAGGAACAGAAGCTCACACTGGGGGAGTCATTGGCCCGGTAAGTTTGAGTGCTTTGCATCCAGCGATCGCAAAAATGCTATCCATTAGTCAGCCGGGACAGTTATGGCCTCCTACTCGTCTGGAAGAGTGGTATGCAATCGTTCGACTTGAAAAGTTCTTGCCAGCACAGCTAGATGAACAAATGCGCCGTCGATTGATTGACGAAATGTTTAATAACTGGCTCAAAGAGCGGATGCAACAAGTCGGTTTATTACAGTTTATCGAGTCTTCAGTCTCGGATTCAGCGTGA